One window from the genome of Kaistella carnis encodes:
- a CDS encoding DUF3108 domain-containing protein, whose product MKKILALFGLLIMTFGSAQKLQNIQSGEVLRYRIHYGLLNAGTASLTTLKTTYKGQPHFYVKGYGKTTGAVRAFFKVEDHYESFINYQTGLPSYYVRNVQEGGYTQHFQTVFNHQNQTLLLTDKEKNTTATLKSVKGIQDMLSAFYYLRSLDDSDLKVGSVKKLNVWIDDEMFPFQLKVVGTENVKTRFGVINCLKIVPQVISGRVFKDKEGVTLWVSNDANHIPISIKAELAVGSLKADIESYSNVKYPMKFIK is encoded by the coding sequence ATGAAAAAGATTTTAGCACTATTTGGACTTTTAATAATGACATTTGGCAGCGCACAGAAACTTCAGAATATTCAGTCTGGGGAAGTTTTGCGTTACAGGATTCATTACGGACTTTTAAATGCGGGAACAGCAAGTTTAACGACCTTAAAAACAACCTATAAAGGCCAACCTCATTTTTATGTTAAAGGTTATGGTAAAACAACCGGAGCTGTACGTGCGTTTTTTAAAGTGGAAGATCATTATGAAAGTTTCATCAATTACCAGACGGGTTTGCCGAGTTACTATGTAAGAAATGTACAGGAAGGTGGGTACACGCAGCATTTTCAAACAGTTTTTAATCATCAGAATCAAACCCTACTTTTAACCGATAAAGAAAAAAATACCACAGCAACTTTAAAATCAGTTAAAGGAATTCAGGATATGTTGTCAGCTTTTTACTATTTAAGAAGTTTAGATGACAGTGATTTAAAAGTGGGAAGTGTGAAAAAATTAAATGTTTGGATTGACGACGAAATGTTCCCTTTCCAATTAAAAGTTGTCGGAACTGAAAATGTAAAGACGCGATTCGGAGTGATCAATTGTTTGAAAATTGTACCGCAAGTGATCAGCGGTCGGGTTTTTAAAGATAAAGAAGGTGTTACGCTTTGGGTCAGCAACGATGCGAATCATATTCCGATCTCAATTAAAGCAGAGCTGGCTGTTGGCTCATTAAAAGCGGATATCGAATCCTATTCAAACGTGAAATATCCAATGAAATTTATAAAATAG
- a CDS encoding DUF5916 domain-containing protein: MRLLLTTLLLFSTFSSFFSQSMEKDSISRKKLTIQKIMQSPKIDGILDEEIWQNAPVAQNFIERNPKNGQKESEDFKTTVKIVYDDTGIYFGATMFDPNPANIQKELTERDDMGNDDLFGITINGYNDHQQALFFVIQASGVQADAKIMSTADDDFSWNAVWYSAVKITENGWTAEVKIPYSELRFPKKDVQTWGINLMRIIQKTNQNLTWNFVDNKKATYLMYDGIVEGIQNIKPPLRLSFTPYVSSYLNHYDGKTTANFNGGMDVKYGINDAFTLDLTLIPDFGQTSFDNSVLNLTPFEQQYEEQRSFFTEGTELFNKGNLFYSRRVGGNPSRYPETSEDERVLNYPAKVKLFNAFKISGRTNKGLGIGFFNGITEKMEAQIVNDQTGAIRNEVVEPWSNYNVLVLDQRFNGNSSVSLVNTNVIREGNFRDANTSGILWDINDKKNIFNYSGSLKGSWVMDNGTKFGTKGEAGFAKNSGKNRYSLNGTFVTKEWDINDLGFSTTTNFANYNAYYGYRILEPTKKFNNIYLNFNVNYLHRLEPYLFTNLIINHNNQFTTKNFRSYGGGFEFTPLGENDIYEPRTDLRYLKVPGYLNTWIWTESDNRKKFQYNLNLDYYAYDEKGRNLINPSLYLRYRFSDKFKAIWQINPTFSNNETGFAGKNSDDIFIGRRQRNTYENSLTSQYTFNDKMSLSLAFRHYFSDVTYKSFYTLNQDGTLAPTNNFTENLNGTYNSWNVDLRYSWWFAPGSQLTLLYRNAVEDYLGISRMKFKDNFTTLFNEKMVNNISLKLTYYLDYNQAKHVFKKKEL; the protein is encoded by the coding sequence ATGAGACTTTTATTAACGACCCTTCTGCTTTTCTCCACGTTTAGCAGTTTTTTTTCGCAGAGTATGGAAAAAGACAGCATCTCACGCAAAAAGCTGACCATTCAAAAAATCATGCAATCGCCAAAAATTGATGGGATCCTGGATGAAGAAATTTGGCAAAATGCGCCAGTCGCCCAGAATTTTATCGAGCGAAATCCTAAGAACGGGCAGAAAGAATCCGAAGATTTTAAAACCACTGTAAAAATTGTTTATGATGATACCGGAATCTACTTCGGCGCTACCATGTTCGATCCTAATCCTGCGAATATTCAAAAAGAGTTAACCGAAAGAGATGACATGGGAAACGATGATCTGTTTGGAATTACCATCAATGGTTATAATGATCATCAACAGGCTTTATTCTTTGTCATTCAGGCTTCGGGAGTTCAGGCAGATGCGAAAATTATGTCTACGGCTGATGATGATTTCTCCTGGAATGCTGTTTGGTATTCTGCTGTAAAAATCACAGAAAACGGCTGGACTGCAGAAGTGAAAATCCCCTACTCCGAATTGAGATTTCCAAAAAAGGACGTGCAGACTTGGGGAATTAATTTGATGCGTATCATTCAAAAAACAAATCAGAATCTAACGTGGAATTTCGTCGATAATAAGAAAGCCACCTATTTAATGTATGACGGAATTGTCGAAGGTATTCAAAATATTAAACCTCCTTTACGACTTTCATTTACACCTTATGTTTCTTCTTACCTCAATCATTATGATGGCAAAACGACCGCAAATTTCAATGGTGGTATGGATGTAAAATATGGGATTAATGATGCGTTTACTTTAGACTTAACATTAATTCCCGATTTCGGACAGACCAGTTTCGATAATTCCGTTTTAAATCTTACACCATTCGAGCAACAATATGAAGAGCAAAGATCCTTCTTCACGGAAGGAACGGAACTCTTTAACAAAGGAAATCTTTTCTATTCCCGAAGAGTTGGCGGAAATCCTTCTCGTTATCCCGAAACTTCTGAAGATGAACGCGTTCTGAATTATCCCGCGAAAGTTAAATTGTTCAACGCTTTTAAAATATCAGGAAGAACAAATAAAGGGTTGGGCATTGGTTTTTTTAATGGTATTACGGAAAAAATGGAGGCTCAGATTGTGAATGATCAAACGGGAGCGATACGAAATGAAGTGGTAGAACCGTGGTCCAATTATAATGTATTGGTGCTTGATCAGCGTTTCAACGGGAATTCGTCGGTTAGTTTGGTGAACACCAATGTTATTCGGGAAGGTAATTTTCGGGATGCGAATACGAGCGGAATTCTATGGGATATTAATGACAAGAAAAATATTTTCAATTACTCCGGGAGTCTTAAAGGAAGTTGGGTGATGGATAACGGCACAAAATTCGGAACCAAAGGAGAAGCAGGATTCGCGAAAAATTCAGGAAAAAACAGGTACAGTTTAAACGGAACTTTCGTGACTAAAGAATGGGATATTAACGATTTAGGATTTTCTACGACGACCAATTTCGCTAATTACAATGCATATTATGGCTACCGAATATTGGAACCCACGAAAAAATTTAATAATATTTACCTGAACTTTAATGTGAATTATCTTCACCGTTTAGAACCCTATTTATTCACCAACCTGATTATTAATCACAACAATCAGTTTACGACAAAAAACTTTAGAAGTTATGGCGGAGGTTTTGAATTTACACCTTTGGGAGAAAATGATATTTATGAACCCCGCACCGATCTTAGATATTTAAAAGTGCCGGGTTACTTAAACACCTGGATCTGGACCGAAAGCGACAATCGGAAAAAATTTCAATACAATCTCAACTTAGATTATTATGCTTATGACGAAAAAGGACGAAACCTCATAAATCCTTCCCTCTATCTGAGGTATCGTTTTTCAGATAAATTTAAAGCCATCTGGCAAATCAATCCGACGTTCAGTAATAATGAAACGGGTTTCGCAGGGAAAAACAGCGATGATATTTTTATTGGGAGAAGACAGAGAAATACCTACGAAAACAGCTTAACATCGCAATATACTTTTAATGATAAGATGTCTTTGTCGCTGGCTTTCCGTCACTATTTTTCAGATGTAACGTATAAAAGTTTCTACACCTTAAATCAGGACGGAACTTTAGCACCAACTAATAATTTTACTGAAAATCTAAATGGTACTTATAATTCATGGAATGTGGATTTAAGATACTCCTGGTGGTTTGCGCCGGGCAGTCAACTCACTCTGCTTTATCGAAACGCAGTTGAAGATTATCTGGGAATTTCTAGAATGAAGTTTAAAGATAATTTCACCACCCTGTTTAATGAGAAAATGGTGAACAATATTTCTTTGAAACTCACCTATTATCTGGATTACAATCAGGCCAAACATGTTTTTAAAAAGAAAGAATTGTAG
- the pheS gene encoding phenylalanine--tRNA ligase subunit alpha, which yields MLEKIDELLVEVGNFSSANKDEIEQFRIKYSGKKGILNDIFSKFKEVPNEQKKEYGQKINTLKQAVEAKLEDLKNATSSTIIVEKDDLTTPGFPSELGTRHPINLVKNRIIEIFRSIGFAVADGPEIEDDWHNFTALNLPEYHPARDMQDTFFIETNPDLLLRTHTSSVQIRYMEENEPPMRILSPGRVFRNEAISSRSHCIFHQIEGLYIDKNVSFADLKQTIQYFTTELFGKSKIRLRPSYFPFTEPSAEVDVYWGLNSETDYRITKGTGWLEIMGCGMVDPAVLTNVNIDADKYSGYAFGMGIERIVMLLYQMSDIRMFFENDKRMLEQFKSL from the coding sequence ATGTTAGAAAAGATTGATGAATTATTGGTTGAAGTAGGAAATTTCAGTTCAGCGAATAAAGATGAAATTGAACAGTTCCGTATTAAATACAGCGGAAAGAAAGGAATTTTAAATGATATTTTTTCTAAATTCAAGGAAGTTCCGAACGAACAGAAAAAAGAATACGGACAAAAGATAAACACCTTAAAACAGGCGGTAGAAGCGAAACTTGAAGATTTAAAAAATGCGACAAGTTCTACCATCATTGTCGAAAAAGATGATCTTACCACACCTGGTTTTCCTTCAGAATTGGGCACGAGACATCCCATCAATTTGGTGAAAAATAGAATTATTGAGATCTTTCGTTCCATTGGTTTTGCTGTAGCAGACGGACCGGAAATTGAAGATGACTGGCATAATTTCACGGCCTTAAATCTTCCGGAATACCATCCGGCGAGAGATATGCAGGATACTTTTTTCATTGAAACCAATCCGGATCTTTTACTGAGAACGCATACCTCTTCGGTTCAAATCCGTTATATGGAAGAGAATGAACCGCCGATGAGAATTTTATCTCCGGGTAGAGTTTTTAGAAATGAAGCGATTTCTTCGCGTTCACACTGTATTTTCCATCAGATAGAAGGTTTGTATATTGATAAGAATGTGAGTTTTGCCGATTTAAAACAAACCATTCAGTATTTTACAACGGAACTTTTTGGGAAATCAAAAATCAGATTAAGACCTTCCTACTTTCCCTTCACTGAACCAAGTGCGGAAGTTGATGTGTATTGGGGATTAAACTCTGAAACCGATTACCGAATTACAAAAGGAACCGGTTGGTTAGAAATTATGGGATGTGGAATGGTTGATCCCGCTGTTTTAACCAATGTTAATATCGATGCTGATAAATATTCAGGCTATGCTTTCGGAATGGGAATCGAAAGAATTGTGATGTTGTTGTATCAAATGAGCGACATCCGTATGTTCTTTGAAAATGATAAAAGAATGCTGGAGCAGTTTAAGAGCCTTTAA
- the rdgB gene encoding RdgB/HAM1 family non-canonical purine NTP pyrophosphatase: MKKEILIATHNTHKKEEFQQILGEKFQVTSLTDYDIHDEIVEDGESFHANALIKAQYCFNKTGKASLGDDSGLVVDALDGRPGIYSARYAGDHDFAKNMAKVLEELKGEENRKAYFVTVMCLVDEKGINYFEGRVYGNLTREVRGEKGFGYDPIFIPDHHEITFAEMKPEDKNKISHRKKAIEQFLEFMEK, translated from the coding sequence ATGAAAAAAGAAATCCTTATCGCCACTCATAATACTCATAAAAAAGAAGAGTTTCAACAGATTCTGGGAGAAAAATTCCAGGTTACTTCTTTGACGGATTATGATATTCATGATGAAATTGTAGAAGATGGTGAATCTTTTCACGCTAATGCTTTGATCAAAGCCCAATATTGTTTTAATAAAACCGGAAAAGCCAGCTTGGGAGATGATTCAGGCTTAGTCGTGGATGCGTTGGATGGACGTCCCGGAATTTATTCTGCACGTTATGCCGGAGATCACGACTTTGCTAAAAACATGGCGAAAGTTTTAGAGGAATTAAAAGGGGAAGAAAACCGCAAAGCCTATTTCGTCACCGTGATGTGTCTGGTTGACGAAAAGGGAATCAATTATTTCGAAGGAAGGGTTTACGGAAATCTGACCCGGGAAGTGCGTGGTGAAAAAGGATTTGGTTACGACCCGATTTTTATTCCGGACCATCATGAAATTACTTTTGCAGAAATGAAACCTGAAGATAAAAATAAAATTAGCCACCGTAAAAAAGCGATTGAGCAGTTTTTAGAATTTATGGAGAAGTAG